In the Streptomyces coeruleoprunus genome, GCCGACGCGCCGGCGCCCCCTGCGCGTGCTGCTGGAGAAGACGGCGACCAGGCTCTCGGCGGGGCCGTCGGGGAGGGCGTCCGGCAGGCCGGCGTGGGGCTGTGCGGCGGCGGCCGGGCGGGCGCCGGCGGGGAGGTCCCGTACGAGGGGTTCGAGTTCGCCGACGGTCTTGGCGCGGTACACGGCGTCGATGCGCTCGGCGTGCTCCTCGGCGTCGAGCCGCCCCTCGGCGAGGGCGTCGCCGAGGATGTGCGCGAAGCGGTCGCGGTCGGCGTCGGAGGCCCGGATGGCGCCGCCGGGCGGCTGGTCGGCGGCGGACCGCCGCTCGGGTTCCCGGCGGGGCTCGGGCTGGGGCGTCTTCTCGAGGTCCACGGCCTCAGCGTAGCGAAACGCGATAGATCGCGACCAGGGGTGTATCGCGGTTCGCCGCTCCGGCCAAGGGGGCGGGGCCACTGAGCCTTACCTCACAAGTCCGGACGCGACATCGCGCTCTACGCTTGTGGGCGCGTCGCCAATGGAGGCCGCGCCGCTGTCTGCCGAGTGAGGAATGGCCGTCATGCCAGAGTTTGCGTACTCCGATCTGCTCCCGCTGGGACAGGACACCACGCCCTACCGCCTGGTGACCTCCGAAGGCGTGTCCACCTTCGAGGCCGACGGCCGTACGTTCCTCAAGGTCGAGCCGGAGGCGCTGCGGAGGCTCGCCGAAGAGGCCATCCACGACATCCAGCACTACCTGCGGCCCGCGCACCTGGCGCAGCTGCGGAAGATCATCGACGACCCCGAGGCGTCGTCGAACGACAAGTTCGTGGCGCTGGACCTGCTGAAGAACGCGAACATCGCCGCCGCCGGCGTGCTGCCGATGTGCCAGGACACCGGCACCGCGATCGTCATGGGCAAGCGCGGCCAGAACGTGCTGACCGAGGGCCGTGACGAGGAGGCCCTGTCGCGCGGCATCTACGACGCGTACACCAGGCTCAACCTGCGCTACTCGCAGATGGCTCCGCTCACCATGTGGGAGGAGAAGAACACCGGCTCCAACCTCCCGGCGCAGATCGAGCTGTACGCGACCGACGGCGGCCAGTACAAGTTCCTGTTCATGGCCAAGGGCGGCGGCTCCGCCAACAAGTCGTTCCTGTACCAGGAGACGAAGGCGGTCCTGAACGAGGCCTCCATGATGAAGTTCCTGGAGGAGAAGATCCGCTCGCTGGGCACGGCCGCGTGCCCGCCGTACCACCTGGCGATCGTCGTGGGCGGCACGTCCGCCGAGTACGCGCTGAAGACCGCCAAGTACGCCTCGGCGCACTACCTGGACGAGCTGCCGGAGGAGGGCTCGATCCTCGGCCACGGCTTCCGTGACAAGGAGCTGGAGGAGAAGGTCTTCGAGCTGACGCAGAAGATCGGCATCGGCGCGCAGTTCGGCGGCAAGTACTTCTGCCACGACGTGCGGGTCGTCCGCCTGCCGCGGCACGGCGCGTCCTGCCCGGTCGCCATCGCCGTGTCCTGCTCCGCCGACCGCCAGGCCGTCGCCAGGATCACCGCCGAGGGCGTCTTCCTGGAGCAGCTGGAGACCGACCCGGCGCGGTTCCTGCCCGACACGACGGACGAGCACCTGGAGCAGGACGGCGACGTCGTCAAGATCGACCTGAACCAGCCGATGGACGACATCCTCGCCGAGCTGACCAAGTACCCGGTCAAGACGCGGCTGTCGCTGACCGGCCCGCTGGTCGTGGCGCGCGACATCGCGCACGCCAAGATCAAGGAGCGGCTGGACGCGGGCGAGGAGATGCCGCAGTACCTGAAGGACCACCCGGTCTACTACGCGGGCCCGGCCAAGACGCCCGAGGGGTACGCCTCCGGTTCGTTCGGCCCGACGACGGCCGGCCGCATGGACTCGTACGTGGAGCAGTTCCAGGCCGCCGGCGGCTCGAAGGTCATGCTGGCCAAGGGCAACCGCTCGCAGCAGGTGACGGACGCGTGCGGGACGCACGGCGGCTTCTACCTGGGCTCGATCGGCGGCCCGGCGGCCCGGCTGGCGCAGGACTGCATCAAGAAGGTCGAGGTCGTCGAGTACGAGGAGCTCGGCATGGAGGCCGTCTGGAAGATCGAGGTCGAGGACTTCCCGGCGTTCATCGTGGTGGACGACAAGGGCAACGACTTCTTCAAGGACCCGGCGCCCGCGCCGACCTTCACGTCGATCCCGGTGCGCGGTCCCGGCCTCGCCTGAGACGCGTACGGGAACGCCGCCCCCTCGTGCGAGGGGGCGGCGTTCGCCTTTACGCGAAGCGCTGCTTCGCCGAGCCGTCGCAGGGCTGGAGCCGCAGCGGGTCCTTGACGGCCGCCAGCGTCACGCACAGGTTCGTCGCGGAGGCCGGGCGCAGGGTGCCCGCCTGGCGGACGAACTTCTGGTTGGCGGCGCCCGAGCAGTTCCAGACGATGAGCGACGCGCCGGACTCGTAGCGGGCCGAGGGGACGTCGAGGCAGCGGTCGTGCGTCAGCGCGGTGTGCAGCGACCGGCGCTCGGCGTCGTACCACCACTCCTGGTTGCGGCCGCCGTGGCAGTCCCAGCCGAGCACGGCTGTGCCGTTGCGGGTGACCGCGCCGGAGACGTCCACGCAGGCGCCCGTGGCCTCGTGCCGCAGTGGCGTGAACTTGTCGTTCCAGGCCCCCGGCACCAGCACCGCCCTGCCGGTCGACGCGGGGTCGACGCAGCCGGCCTCGCGCAGGCCGGAGTCGTACAGCTGGGTCAGGCAGGACGCGAACGCGGCGTGGCCGGCCTTGTTGGGGTGGAACGACTGGCGGACGGAGTTCTCGTCCCAGGGGAACTTCGACACGTCGACGTACAGCCCGCGTGCCCAGGTCTCGTCCATGCAGACTTCGTGGCCGTGGAAGAGGCGGGAGTTGTCGAGGTAGTGGGCGCCGGTGTTCGCGGCCGCGCGGCGGATGCCGCGTTCGAAGGCGGGGACGGCGGTGTTGCGGCCCCAGACGGTGTCGGAGTCGTAGCCGAGCCCGCCGCAGGCCAGCTTGCCGGGGAAGTTCGGGTTGTCGTGGAAGTCGGGGCCGATGGGGCTCGGGTAGCTCATCACGACGAGCTTGTAGTCGCCTTCGCCGTACCCGGCGTCGCGCATGACGGTGCGCAGGTCGCGGACGGTCTGCTCGACCTTGGGGACGAGGCCGTCGACGCGGGCCTGCCAGCCGGGGGCGTACTTCGGCTCGCACGGGCCCTGGAGCAGGACGTAGCGGGTGACGCAGTCGGTCATTACGGGGCCGAACTGCAGGTCGTCGTTGGCGCCGACGACGAGGAGCACCATCTTGACGCGGGTGTTGCGGGCCTTGACGGCGAGGCTGTCGCTCTGGACCAGCTCGTCAGCGTACTGCGGGCTGCCGCCGATGCGGATGTTGCCGGTGGCGCCGCCGGAGCAGGAGGCGTTGTACGTGACGTCGGCGGATATGCCGGTGCGGTGGATCGCCGCGTCGGGTGAGCGGTGGCACCAGTTGTCGGGGCCGTCGGTGCCGGGCTCGTAGGTGCCCACGCCCTCGCCGGAAATCTCGCTGTCGCCGAGGGAGACGAGCGCGGTCTTCCGCTGGTCGAGCGGGCGCTCGGCGGGGCTGCCGTACAGGGCGGTCGCCTCGGCGGCGCGGATCCGTTCGAGCTCGGCCGGCAGCGGTACGGAGGTGGTGGTCCGGGTGGTGTCGGCGGCCGTGGCCGCCGGGGCGGCGGTCAGTCCGCCGAGCGCGGCCGCGAGCGCGGCGGTCGCCGCGACCGTACATCTGAGTGTCAGTCTGGTGCGCGCCATTGCGCCTCCTGGAAGTGGGGTTACCCACGGTTTTTACTGGCCGGTAAGGCACTTGGGAATAGATCGAACAAGACAAGTGCTCAACTTTCCAAGGAGGTTGGGACGATGACCGACACAGGCGAGTACCGGATCGAGCACGACTCGATGGGGGAGGTCAGGGTCCCCGCGCACGCCAAGTGGCGGGCGCAGACCCAGCGGGCCGTGGAGAACTTCCCCATCTCCGGGCAGCGCCTGGAGCGGGCCCACATCGAGGCCCTGGCCCGCATCAAGGCGGCGGCCGCCCAGGTGAACGCCGAGCTGGGCGTCCTGGACGCGGACGTCGCCGGGGCGATCCAGGAGGCCGCGGCCGAGGTCGCCGAGGGCCGCTGGGACGCGCACTTCCCGGTCGACGTCTTCCAGACCGGCTCCGGCACGTCCTCCAACATGAACACCAACGAGGTGCTGGCCACCCTGGCGAGCGAGCGGCTCGGCCGGGACGTCCACCCCAACGACCACGTCAACGCGTCCCAGTCGTCCAACGACGTGTTCCCGTCGTCCATCCACATCGCGGCGACCGCCGCGGTGGCCGGAGACCTCATCCCGGCCCTGGAACATCTGGCCACGGCCCTGGGGCGGAAATCAGCCGAATTCGCGAACGTCGTCAAGTCGGGGCGCACCCATCTGATGGATGCCACTCCGGTGACGCTGGGCCAGGAGTTCGGCGGGTACGCGGCGCAGATCCGGTACGGGATCGAGCGGCTGCGCGCCTCGCTGCCGCGCCTGGCCGAACTGCCCCTGGGCGGTACGGCGGTCGGCACCGGCATCAACACGCCGCCCGGGTTCTCCGCCGCCGTCATCGCGGAGGTCGCCCGCGCCACCGGGCTGCCGCTCACCGAGGCCCGCGACCACTTCGAGGCGCAGGGCGCGCGGGACGGGCTCGTCGAGACGTCCGGCCAGCTGCGCACGATCGCGGTCTCGCTCACGAAGATCGCGAACGATCTGCGCTGGATGGCGTCCGGGCCGCGCACGGGCCTCGCGGAGATCAATCTGCCGGACCTCCAGCCGGGCTCGTCGATCATGCCGGGCAAGGTCAACCCGGTGGTCCCCGAGGCGGTCCTGATGGTCGCGGCCCAGGTGACGGGCAACGACGTGACGGTCGCCACGGCGGGCGCCGCGGGCAACTTCGAGCTGAACGTGATGCTGCCGGTGATGGCGAGGAACCTGCTCGAGTCGGTGCGGCTGCTGGCCAACGCGTCGCGGCTGCTGGCGGACCGCACCGTCGACGGGATCACCGCGAACGTGGAGCGGGCCCGCGAGTACGCCGAGTCGTCCCCGTCCGTGGTGACGCCGCTCAACAAGTACATCGGGTACGAGGAGGCGGCGAAGGTGGCGAAGAAGTCCCTCGCGGAACGCCGGACGATCAGGGAGGTCGTCCTGGAGTCGGGCTACGTGGAGCGCGGCGACCTCACGCTCGAACAGCTCGACGAGGCCCTCGACGTCCTGCGGATGACCCGCCCCTGAGGTGGTCGGGGCCGCCGGCCAGGAGGGTGCCGGGCGGCCTGACCTGGGCCGGTCCGTGCGCGGGCCGCCGTACGCCGTGATCCGAGTCGCGGACGGCGGCCCGGGTGCGGACCTAAGATCTGCGCATGACAGCGGAGACGACGGAAACAGAGGACAGAGCGGACGGCGACAGCACCCGGTGGGCCGTGGGTGACCGGATCCTGTGGCGCTACCGGGACAACGGCGACGGTCACGTCCACATCTGCCGGCCCGTGACCGTCGTCCAGGACACCGCCGACCTGCTCGCCGTGTGGATGGCGTCCGGCACCGAATGCGTCAAGCCCGTGCTCGCGAACGGCACCCCCGTCCACGAGGAGCCGCTGGCCACCCGCTACACCGCGCCCCGCACC is a window encoding:
- a CDS encoding class II fumarate hydratase, encoding MTDTGEYRIEHDSMGEVRVPAHAKWRAQTQRAVENFPISGQRLERAHIEALARIKAAAAQVNAELGVLDADVAGAIQEAAAEVAEGRWDAHFPVDVFQTGSGTSSNMNTNEVLATLASERLGRDVHPNDHVNASQSSNDVFPSSIHIAATAAVAGDLIPALEHLATALGRKSAEFANVVKSGRTHLMDATPVTLGQEFGGYAAQIRYGIERLRASLPRLAELPLGGTAVGTGINTPPGFSAAVIAEVARATGLPLTEARDHFEAQGARDGLVETSGQLRTIAVSLTKIANDLRWMASGPRTGLAEINLPDLQPGSSIMPGKVNPVVPEAVLMVAAQVTGNDVTVATAGAAGNFELNVMLPVMARNLLESVRLLANASRLLADRTVDGITANVERAREYAESSPSVVTPLNKYIGYEEAAKVAKKSLAERRTIREVVLESGYVERGDLTLEQLDEALDVLRMTRP
- a CDS encoding fumarate hydratase, which gives rise to MAVMPEFAYSDLLPLGQDTTPYRLVTSEGVSTFEADGRTFLKVEPEALRRLAEEAIHDIQHYLRPAHLAQLRKIIDDPEASSNDKFVALDLLKNANIAAAGVLPMCQDTGTAIVMGKRGQNVLTEGRDEEALSRGIYDAYTRLNLRYSQMAPLTMWEEKNTGSNLPAQIELYATDGGQYKFLFMAKGGGSANKSFLYQETKAVLNEASMMKFLEEKIRSLGTAACPPYHLAIVVGGTSAEYALKTAKYASAHYLDELPEEGSILGHGFRDKELEEKVFELTQKIGIGAQFGGKYFCHDVRVVRLPRHGASCPVAIAVSCSADRQAVARITAEGVFLEQLETDPARFLPDTTDEHLEQDGDVVKIDLNQPMDDILAELTKYPVKTRLSLTGPLVVARDIAHAKIKERLDAGEEMPQYLKDHPVYYAGPAKTPEGYASGSFGPTTAGRMDSYVEQFQAAGGSKVMLAKGNRSQQVTDACGTHGGFYLGSIGGPAARLAQDCIKKVEVVEYEELGMEAVWKIEVEDFPAFIVVDDKGNDFFKDPAPAPTFTSIPVRGPGLA
- a CDS encoding DUF1707 SHOCT-like domain-containing protein, with protein sequence MDLEKTPQPEPRREPERRSAADQPPGGAIRASDADRDRFAHILGDALAEGRLDAEEHAERIDAVYRAKTVGELEPLVRDLPAGARPAAAAQPHAGLPDALPDGPAESLVAVFSSSTRRGRRRVGPRTNAFALFGSVEIDLTEATFTQRLTVINATSVFGSVEVRVPENVSLRGNGTGVFGSFEVDALEAAEPEAPVVVVNGYAVFGSVEARPKRGAWIADLLHGKLRKHLGH
- a CDS encoding ricin-type beta-trefoil lectin domain protein; translation: MARTRLTLRCTVAATAALAAALGGLTAAPAATAADTTRTTTSVPLPAELERIRAAEATALYGSPAERPLDQRKTALVSLGDSEISGEGVGTYEPGTDGPDNWCHRSPDAAIHRTGISADVTYNASCSGGATGNIRIGGSPQYADELVQSDSLAVKARNTRVKMVLLVVGANDDLQFGPVMTDCVTRYVLLQGPCEPKYAPGWQARVDGLVPKVEQTVRDLRTVMRDAGYGEGDYKLVVMSYPSPIGPDFHDNPNFPGKLACGGLGYDSDTVWGRNTAVPAFERGIRRAAANTGAHYLDNSRLFHGHEVCMDETWARGLYVDVSKFPWDENSVRQSFHPNKAGHAAFASCLTQLYDSGLREAGCVDPASTGRAVLVPGAWNDKFTPLRHEATGACVDVSGAVTRNGTAVLGWDCHGGRNQEWWYDAERRSLHTALTHDRCLDVPSARYESGASLIVWNCSGAANQKFVRQAGTLRPASATNLCVTLAAVKDPLRLQPCDGSAKQRFA